TAAAATTAATTTGGATAAATTTACGATATTTTTATATAGTTTCTTCTATATAAATGTAGTTTATGTGTCAAGTCTTTTTTGAAAAATTTTTAATTCTTTGTGTTTAGATTATAAACGCTTGGGTATATATTTAGCATAACAACAAAACAACGACATCATGAAAGTACATAAACCATATTGGAGGTACGAATAATGAGACAAAGACAGTTAGAAACTTTTTCAAACGAAGAAACATTATTACGTAGAATCGATCAATTAAAAGCTGAAGGTATTTCTGAGCATGATATTCATGTTATTTCTAAACATAAATTAGAAGGCTCAGCATTAGATTACACTGATGTACAATACAAAAATGCAGAAGGTTCATTCGGTGATAAAGTGGCTGCATTCTTTACAGGTGAAGATCCACAAAACCGAGTATACGACAAATTAGAATTAACTGATTCTGAAAAAGTCGAATACGAAAACGCTGTAGAAAGTGGTCAAATCTTACTTTACGTAGATAACGATGCTTACTACGACAATGTATCAAATAACAATGAAGATGACCGCACTGGTTTAGGTTACGCAACAAGCGCTAACACTGAAACAGATGCAGATTATTCAGCAGCACACAAAAATAATAACTTACAAAACAGAGAGGAAGTAGTAGATATGAATAACAATTACAATTACAATTATGACGAGTATAACAAATTAAGCCGTGAGGAACGTTTAAACTTATTAGATGAGGATATCCGTAACCGTGATGATTTAGGTGAAGATGAAAAAATCCAATTACACGAAGAACGTTTACGTGTAAACAAAGATACAGTTCAATCAGGTGAAGTTACAATCGATAAAAACGTTGTTGAAGAACGTCAAGAATTCGATGTACCAGTATCACATGATGAAGTTACAATCGAGCGTCGCAATGTTACTGACCGTGTAGTAGCAGATGACCACTTCGATAACAATTTAGAAGATGAAACAATCCGCGTACCATTAACTGAAGAACGCGTTAACATCGAAAAAGACAACGTAGTTGCTGAAGAGTTATTAATCAAAAAGAACCGTGTAACTGAAACTGAGCACGTATCTGAAAACGTACGTAAAGAAGAAGTTGAAATCGACGATTCTAACGCACATTTAAAAGACCGTGACTATGATAACGATGATTTAACAGACCGTCGTTTATAATATCAATACAAAGAAGCCTTTAAGGCTTCTTTTTTTATGTGCATGTATTTAAACATATGGTCATGTTACAATGTTAATATATACATGAACAGGAGCCTTATCATGAAAATAATCTCTTTAAATTCTGCTGATCACTATTTTAACCAGTGTATGACGCTTTATACAAAGGAATTTCCAAAATCAATTTGTGAACCAATCGATGTATTCTATAATAGCTTCGATCTCAAACATCAGGATTTTGAGCGTTATCATTTTATTGCCGCTTATGAAAATGACACATTATTGGGGTTTACATCATTTCATCTGGAAGTAATGTACAACATCGGTTATATCGTATACTTAGTTGTAAGTGAAGAAGCTCGAGGTAAAAATGTCGCACGTGCATTGATGAATGAAGCTGAACTTATCATGACAACGCTATGCGAAAAAAATGGTACTACATTAAATACTATTATCCTTGAGTGTGAACAAGATGTATCAGGAAATAGTCCATTACAATCTTTCTATGAGAAGTTTGGATTCCACTTATATGATATTCACTACTATCAACCAGGGCTTCACAATGATGCACCTGTTCCAATGAATTTATTTGTAAAAACAA
Above is a window of Macrococcoides canis DNA encoding:
- a CDS encoding DUF2382 domain-containing protein, whose protein sequence is MRQRQLETFSNEETLLRRIDQLKAEGISEHDIHVISKHKLEGSALDYTDVQYKNAEGSFGDKVAAFFTGEDPQNRVYDKLELTDSEKVEYENAVESGQILLYVDNDAYYDNVSNNNEDDRTGLGYATSANTETDADYSAAHKNNNLQNREEVVDMNNNYNYNYDEYNKLSREERLNLLDEDIRNRDDLGEDEKIQLHEERLRVNKDTVQSGEVTIDKNVVEERQEFDVPVSHDEVTIERRNVTDRVVADDHFDNNLEDETIRVPLTEERVNIEKDNVVAEELLIKKNRVTETEHVSENVRKEEVEIDDSNAHLKDRDYDNDDLTDRRL
- a CDS encoding GNAT family N-acetyltransferase; translation: MKIISLNSADHYFNQCMTLYTKEFPKSICEPIDVFYNSFDLKHQDFERYHFIAAYENDTLLGFTSFHLEVMYNIGYIVYLVVSEEARGKNVARALMNEAELIMTTLCEKNGTTLNTIILECEQDVSGNSPLQSFYEKFGFHLYDIHYYQPGLHNDAPVPMNLFVKTIINNSSPQLAIEHIYRTKYILCNKIDPVIVEGLIQEMH